From the Helicoverpa armigera isolate CAAS_96S chromosome 16, ASM3070526v1, whole genome shotgun sequence genome, one window contains:
- the LOC110384562 gene encoding collagenase → MKLLAVIVLALAAVASARNINQEDVIDLDDITAYGYHTKVGIPLAEEIRVAELEASRNPSRIVGGSSASLGQFPYQAGLLINLPLGQSACGGSLLNQRRVLTAAHCWFDGINQATSLTVVLGSITFFSGGTRLNTNNVVMHGSWTPSLIRNDIAIINLPSNVATSGNIAPIALPSGNELNNQFAGFTATASGFGRTVDGGSVSPTLNHVNLPVITNTVCSVSFPFILQSSNICTSGANGRGTCQGDSGGPLVVTSNNRRILIGVTSFGSGRGCQVGAPAAFARVTSFISWINQRL, encoded by the exons ATGAAACTCTTGGCAGTGATTGTATTGGCTCTGGCGGCGGTGGCGTCCGCGAGGAACATCAACCAGGAGGATGTCATCGATCTTGACGACATCACCGCCTACGGGTACCACACTAAAGTTGGTATTCCTCTGGCCGAAGAGATTCGCGTAGCCGAGTTGGAAGCTTCCCGCAACCCATCCAGAATTGTCGGCGGATCCTCTGCCAGCCTCGGACAATTCCCATACCAG gCCGGTCTTCTCATTAATTTACCTCTTGGCCAGAGCGCTTGCGGTGGTTCTTTGCTCAACCAGAGGAGAGTGCTCACTGCCGCTCACTGCTGGTTTGACGGCATCAACCAAGCAACTAGTTTGACAGTCGTACTCGGCTCCATCACCTTTTTCAGCGGTGGCACCAGACTGAACACCAATAACGTCGTCATGCACGGCAGCTGGACCCCCAGCCTGATCCGTAACGATATTGCCATTATCAACTTGCCATCGAACGTTGCTACTTCAG GCAACATCGCTCCAATTGCGCTGCCCTCTGGTAATGAGCTCAACAACCAGTTTGCCGGGTTCACCGCCACTGCGTCTGGTTTCGGTCGCACCGTCGAtg GCGGAAGCGTCAGCCCAACCTTGAACCACGTCAACTTGCCTGTGATTACGAACACCGTGTGCAGTGTGTCCTTCCCCTTCATCCTCCAGTCTTCAAACATTTGCACCAGCGGCGCCAACGGCAGAGGCACTTGCCAGGGTGACTCCGGCGGTCCTCTTGTCGTAACCAGCAACAACAGACGCATCTtg atCGGTGTGACCTCATTCGGATCCGGCCGTGGTTGCCAAGTCGGAGCTCCTGCTGCTTTCGCTAGAGTCACCTCATTCATCAGCTGGATCAATCAACGTCTTTAA
- the LOC110384483 gene encoding collagenase — translation MKLLAVTLLALVAVVSARNINHEAVVDLEDITAYGYHTKIGIPLAEEIRIAELEASRNPSRIVGGSSASLGQFPYQAGLLINLPLGQSVCGGSLLNQRRVLTAAHCWFDGRNQANSLTVILGSINLYFGGTRLNSNSVVMHGSWNPNLIRNDIAIINLPSNVGTSNNIAPIALPSGNELNNQFAGFTATASGFGRTRDGGSVSPTLNHVNLPVIANNVCWQSFPLYIQSSNICTSGANGRSTCQGDSGGPLVVTSNNRRILIGVTSFGSDRGCQVGAPAAFARVTSYISWINQRL, via the exons ATGAAACTCTTGGCTGTGACTCTGTTGGCTTTGGTGGCGGTGGTGTCCGCGAGGAACATCAACCACGAGGCAGTTGTCGATCTTGAAGACATCACCGCCTACGGATACCACACTAAAATTGGTATTCCTCTGGCCGAAGAGATTCGCATAGCCGAGTTGGAAGCTTCCCGCAACCCATCCAGAATTGTCGGCGGATCCTCTGCTAGCCTCGGACAATTCCCTTACCAG GCCGGTCTTCTCATTAATTTACCCCTTGGCCAGAGCGTTTGCGGTGGTTCTTTGCTCAATCAAAGGAGAGTGCTCACTGCCGCTCACTGCTGGTTCGATGGTCGCAACCAGGCTAACAGTTTGACAGTCATACTCGGCTCAATAAACTTGTACTTTGGAGGCACCAGACTGAACTCCAATAGCGTCGTCATGCACGGCAGTTGGAACCCTAACCTTATTCGTAACGACATCGCTATTATAAACCTACCTTCCAACGTAGGTACCTCAA ACAACATTGCTCCCATTGCTCTACCCTCTGGCAATGAGCTCAACAACCAATTTGCCGGATTCACTGCAACTGCGTCTGGTTTCGGTCGCACCAGGGATG GTGGAAGTGTCAGCCCAACTTTGAACCACGTCAACTTGCCTGTGATCGCGAACAACGTATGCTGGCAGTCTTTCCCTCTGTACATCCAGTCTTCCAACATCTGCACCAGCGGCGCCAACGGCAGAAGCACTTGCCAGGGTGACTCCGGCGGTCCTCTTGTCGTAACCAGTAACAACAGACGCATCTtg ATCGGTGTTACCTCATTTGGATCCGACCGTGGTTGTCAAGTCGGAGCGCCAGCTGCCTTCGCCAGAGTTACCTCGTACATCAGCTGGATCAACCAACGTCtataa